Proteins from a single region of Apium graveolens cultivar Ventura chromosome 7, ASM990537v1, whole genome shotgun sequence:
- the LOC141673025 gene encoding B3 domain-containing protein Os01g0234100-like: MQAGLGSEFPSFVKLLAQSHVSSCFWIGLPTPFCKVHLPNEDAILILEDENGECTELEYVAEKTGLNAGWRKFAVGQKLLEGDVLLFHLVEPLKFKVYVVRQNELTDEDGAVSQLNMDENRKQIQAANERGTIKPLTIRKRKHPSEPTIIQKKNKKMLVSRSVWDLGQLTEQSGNDSEEVGSEILEGSKLSKTSVPFKYVNSFEDFHIVVNDVCIDSELTEDIRLKYYDLCCKKKAFLHGKFFPGLYPKLIAGIIGETVNIADAIKGCKHTTSWDEFAVWDKSLKSFELLGMEVGFVRDRLHKLRGLAFESQGASDFKNYLGAIPKRIHAEDEIRIAEAKLVELKAASEKNEADFIILRSKAEKHVSDFQEEVDAPW; this comes from the exons ATGCAGGCGGGTCTAGGATCTGAATTTCCTAGTTTTGTCAAGTTGTTGGCACAATCACATGTTTCCAGCTGTTTCTGGATC GGCCTTCCTACGCCATTTTGCAAGGTCCATCTACCAAATGAAGACGCCATTCTTATCCTGGAGGATGAAAATGGTGAATGTACTGAACTGGAGTATGTAGCAGAGAAGACAGGACTTAACGCTGGATGGAGAAAGTTTGCTGTAGGACAGAAATTGCTTGAAGGAGATGTTTTGCTCTTCCATCTAGTTGAGCCCCTGAAGTTCAAG GTATATGTAGTAAGGCAAAATGAACTGACTGATGAGGATGGTGCTGTCAGCCAACTGAATATGGATGAGAATAGAAAACAAATTCAAGCAG CAAATGAGAGAGGAACTATAAAACCTCTAACGATAAGGAAGCGGAAGCATCCAAGTGAACCAACTATAATTcagaagaaaaacaagaaaatgtTGGTGTCGAGATCAGTATGGGACCTGGGCCAGCTAACGGAACAATCTGGGAATGACAGTGAAGAAGTTGGTTCAGAAATTTTGGAAGGTTCGAAGTTGTCTAAAACATCAGTTCCTTTTAAATATGTTAACAGCTTCGAGGACTTCCACATTGTGGTAAATGATGTGTGCATAGATTCTGAATTGACTGAGGATATAAGGTTAAAGTATTACGACCTTTGCTGCAAGAAGAAAGCATTCCTTCACGGCAAATTTTTCCCAGGCCTCTATCCAAAACTTATTGCAGGCATCATTGGTGAAACTGTGAACATTGCAGATGCCATAAAAGGTTGCAAACATACTACCTCTTGGGATGAGTTTGCAGTTTGGGACAAGTCCTTGAAATCATTTGAGCTTTTGGGCATGGAAGTTGGATTTGTACGTGATCGTCTCCATAAACTAAGAGGCCTTGCCTTCGAATCTCAAGGTGCCTCAGACTTCAAGAATTATCTAGGAGCAATACCTAAACGAATTCATGCTGAAGATGAAATCAGAATTGCTGAAGCAAAGCTTGTGGAATTGAAGGCAGCTTCCGAGAAAAATGAGGCTGACTTTATAATTCTGAGATCAAAAGCTGAGAAGCATGTGTCTGACTTTCAGGAAGAGGTTGATGCTCCATGGTGA